The Miscanthus floridulus cultivar M001 chromosome 17, ASM1932011v1, whole genome shotgun sequence genome has a window encoding:
- the LOC136516057 gene encoding LEAF RUST 10 DISEASE-RESISTANCEUS RECEPTOR-LIKE PROTEIN KINASE-like 1.2, with protein MPVLYLVVVVAAVSLSLAAPVVADEAYYNYILGACQKSSFRCSDSVDVCYPFFLANATSVIEGDTAYAESYCGYPGMPIACEGGRATQKLKGDSYTVLDIDYGNHTLMVAEADALSGGECPWVTRNPVNNPRSRTCSWLNLSDTANDNLVFFFDCVFTAATPRPPSALLPINCSSLPERDRVSYVVDEPDLSAQDEWPLACKEPVVVPVLKDRLLSPDEDYLSRLNSDGYGQLLKQGFQLTWDPTAGPCFLCEQSKGQRGYNQSGEFVGCLCSDGSVHSPDCGLQDLQAQSGKSQHI; from the exons ATGCCAGTGCTCTACCTCGTCGTCGTAGTCGCCGCCGTTTCCCTCTCCCTTGCCGCGCCCGTGGTCGCCGATGAGGCGTACTACAACTACATTCTAGGCGCGTGCCAGAAGTCCTCCTTCCGCTGCAGCGACAGCGTCGACGTGTGCTACCCGTTCTTCCTCGCCAATGCCACCTCCGTCATCGAAGGGGACACCGCCTACGCAGAGTCCTACTGCGGGTACCCCGGCATGCCGATCGCCTGCGAGGGCGGCCGCGCGACCCAGAAGCTCAAGGGCGACAGCTACACCGTGCTGGACATCGACTACGGCAACCACACCTTGATGGTCGCCGAGGCGGACGCGCTGAGCGGCGGGGAATGCCCGTGGGTGACCCGCAACCc cgtaaataatccacgatcgagGACATGCTCGTGGCTCAACCTGTCGGACACCGCCAACGACAACCTCGTCTTCTTCTTCGACTGCGTCTTCACGGCAGCGACCCCTAGGCCGCCGTCGGCCCTCCTCCCGATCAACTGCAGCAGCCTTCCCGAACGGGACAGGGTGTCTTACGTTGTGGATGAGCCCGACTTGTCGGCACAGGACGAGTGGCCGCTGGCGTGCAAGGAGCCGGTCGTCGTGCCGGTGCTCAAGGACCGGCTCCTGAGCCCTGACGAGGATTACCTCTCGCGTCTCAACAGCGACGGGTACGGGCAGCTGCTGAAGCAGGGGTTCCAGCTGACCTGGGACCCGACCGCCGGGCCCTGCTTCTTGTGCGAGCAGTCCAAGGGACAGCGCGGTTACAACCAGAGCGGCGAATTCGTTGGCTGCCTCTGCTCCGACGGCAGCGTGCACAGCCCGGATTGTG GTTTGCAGGATCTCCAAGCTCAAAGTGGAAAATCACAGCAT